From Thermomonas sp. XSG, one genomic window encodes:
- a CDS encoding ATP-binding protein — protein MRFDLSRLGIRHQLLSLFGLFLLTGALVVVVDEVGQHFAQRSMESMRDDVLVGMRRIRRLSDAYGSEMVGVTFRTRNYLISWEQAGQRIERAQATMDREWRALQAMPLDEESRALLDQALRARPRADAAAASLREILRQRDILALGRFADRELYPAVDPLVQRLERIDARGQARAAALAQGALERGIWVSRIRIGLSLACVLLALLFGRRILRDGYRGVESLTWLARRMTQNDYTAQPRYLPRGELGEVMDSFLRMRDHVHRIEGQLTEQLDRIDRVRVALERREQFQRLLLEAAQTAIFAVDEDGVFSQVNPFAEKLLGWPAGQLLGREKLDVVLDPEALGALARSLSEAYGHTVPPDWTALRELARHREPPREFALRHQRGRTLPVLLALSAMRDDTGAMVGLLAVATDLTMQKRLERALRDSEARAREASQAKSAFLAAMSHEIRTPMIGVTGMIEILGHTELDPEQRRALGIIQASAETLLRIIGDILDFSKIEAGKMEIEPVPTSLPELVRSVAASFSGSASSKGLVLDSEVDPQVAPAHRGDPVRLRQVIGNFLSNAIKFTDHGKVTVAVKLLQHTPGEGALGRDLLELSVADTGIGISEQAQARLFKPFSQAEVDTTRRFGGTGLGLAISRRIAELMGGHIEMESAPGRGTTMRLKLELPRAPADQLPELTLPGRHAPGFRPRPLPSVEEAERERSLVLLVDDHATNRLVIQRQLALAGYASETAEDGMEGLERWRSGRYALLLSDVHMPRMDGYQLARTIRAEELGRGLPRTPIVALTASALKGEAERCLGAGMDDYLTKPVGIASLGVCLQRWLPHTAGAPAVAMPVAAAPAAAVSAPVQKGAPDASATVLAGDVLRELAGDRPGDIRALLEDYLRCTRDDMEALERLRAAGDLPALVTQAHRLKGAARLVGAVELGEAAAALESTLRSGARERLPALEDALHAAHWRLQEYVARQYPH, from the coding sequence GTGCGCTTTGACCTGTCCCGCCTCGGCATCCGCCACCAGCTGCTGAGCCTGTTCGGGTTGTTCCTGCTGACCGGCGCGCTGGTGGTGGTGGTGGATGAGGTCGGCCAGCACTTCGCGCAGCGTTCGATGGAGTCGATGCGGGATGACGTGCTGGTGGGCATGCGCCGGATCCGCCGGCTGTCCGATGCCTATGGCAGCGAGATGGTGGGCGTCACCTTCCGCACCCGCAACTACCTGATCAGCTGGGAACAGGCCGGCCAGCGGATCGAGCGGGCGCAGGCGACCATGGACCGCGAATGGCGGGCGCTGCAGGCGATGCCGCTGGACGAGGAAAGCCGCGCGTTGCTGGATCAGGCGCTGCGCGCGCGCCCGCGTGCCGATGCCGCCGCCGCCAGCCTGCGCGAGATACTGCGGCAGCGCGACATCCTCGCGCTGGGCCGGTTTGCCGACCGCGAGCTGTATCCGGCAGTGGATCCGCTGGTGCAGCGGCTGGAGCGGATCGATGCGCGCGGGCAGGCGCGCGCCGCGGCGCTGGCGCAGGGCGCGCTGGAGCGCGGCATCTGGGTCAGCCGGATCCGGATCGGGCTGTCGCTGGCCTGCGTGCTGCTGGCACTGCTGTTCGGCCGGCGCATCCTGCGCGACGGCTACCGTGGGGTGGAAAGCCTGACCTGGCTGGCGCGGCGGATGACCCAGAACGACTACACCGCGCAGCCGCGTTACCTGCCGCGCGGCGAGCTCGGCGAAGTCATGGACAGCTTCCTGCGCATGCGCGACCACGTGCACCGGATCGAGGGCCAGCTGACCGAACAGCTGGATCGCATCGACCGGGTGCGGGTGGCGCTGGAGCGGCGCGAGCAGTTCCAGCGGCTGCTGCTGGAGGCGGCGCAGACGGCGATCTTCGCGGTCGACGAGGACGGCGTGTTCTCGCAGGTCAATCCGTTCGCGGAAAAGCTGCTGGGCTGGCCGGCCGGTCAGCTGCTGGGGCGCGAGAAGCTGGATGTGGTGCTGGACCCGGAGGCGCTCGGCGCGCTGGCGCGCTCGCTCAGCGAGGCCTACGGCCATACCGTGCCGCCCGACTGGACCGCGCTGCGCGAGTTGGCGCGCCATCGCGAACCGCCGCGCGAATTCGCCCTGCGCCACCAGCGTGGCCGCACCCTGCCGGTGTTGCTGGCGCTGTCGGCGATGCGCGACGACACCGGCGCGATGGTCGGGCTGCTGGCGGTGGCCACCGACCTGACCATGCAGAAGAGGCTCGAGCGCGCCCTGCGCGACAGCGAAGCGCGTGCCCGCGAGGCCAGCCAGGCCAAGAGCGCCTTCCTGGCGGCAATGAGCCACGAGATCCGCACGCCGATGATCGGCGTCACCGGAATGATCGAGATCCTCGGGCATACCGAACTGGATCCGGAGCAGCGCCGTGCGCTGGGCATCATCCAGGCCTCGGCCGAAACCCTGCTGCGGATCATCGGCGACATCCTCGACTTCTCGAAGATCGAGGCCGGCAAGATGGAGATCGAGCCGGTGCCGACTTCGCTGCCGGAGCTGGTGCGCAGCGTCGCCGCCAGCTTCTCGGGCTCGGCATCGAGCAAGGGCCTGGTGCTGGACAGCGAGGTCGATCCGCAGGTCGCGCCGGCGCACCGGGGCGACCCGGTGCGGCTGCGCCAGGTGATCGGCAACTTCCTGTCGAACGCGATCAAGTTCACCGACCACGGCAAGGTCACCGTCGCGGTGAAGCTGCTCCAGCACACGCCGGGCGAAGGTGCTTTGGGCAGGGACCTGCTGGAACTGAGCGTGGCCGACACCGGCATCGGCATCAGCGAGCAGGCGCAGGCCCGGTTGTTCAAGCCGTTCTCGCAGGCGGAAGTGGACACCACCCGCCGGTTCGGTGGCACCGGTCTCGGGCTGGCGATCAGCCGCCGCATCGCCGAGCTGATGGGTGGCCATATCGAAATGGAGTCGGCGCCCGGCAGGGGCACCACCATGCGCCTGAAGCTGGAGCTGCCTCGGGCGCCGGCGGACCAGCTGCCGGAGCTGACCCTGCCGGGCCGGCATGCGCCCGGCTTCCGGCCGCGTCCGCTGCCATCGGTGGAGGAGGCCGAGCGCGAGCGCAGCCTGGTCCTGCTGGTCGACGACCACGCCACCAATCGGCTGGTGATCCAGCGCCAGCTGGCGCTGGCCGGCTACGCCTCGGAAACCGCCGAGGACGGTATGGAGGGACTGGAACGCTGGCGCAGCGGGCGCTACGCGCTGCTGCTCAGCGACGTGCACATGCCGCGCATGGACGGCTACCAGTTGGCCCGCACGATCCGCGCCGAAGAGCTGGGAAGAGGCCTGCCGCGCACCCCGATCGTGGCGCTGACCGCCTCGGCGCTGAAGGGCGAGGCCGAGCGCTGCCTGGGCGCCGGCATGGACGACTACCTGACCAAGCCGGTGGGCATCGCCAGCCTCGGCGTCTGCCTGCAGCGCTGGCTGCCCCACACGGCCGGGGCGCCGGCCGTGGCCATGCCGGTGGCAGCCGCACCAGCCGCTGCCGTCTCTGCGCCGGTGCAGAAGGGCGCGCCGGACGCAAGCGCAACGGTGCTCGCCGGCGACGTGCTGCGCGAGCTGGCCGGAGACCGCCCGGGCGACATACGCGCGCTGCTGGAGGACTATCTGCGCTGCACCCGCGACGACATGGAGGCGCTGGAGCGCCTGCGCGCCGCCGGTGACCTGCCCGCGCTGGTGACCCAGGCGCACCGGCTGAAAGGCGCGGCGCGGCTGGTGGGTGCGGTCGAACTGGGGGAGGCGGCCGCCGCGCTCGAAAGCACGCTGCGTAGCGGCGCCCGTGAGCGGCTGCCGGCGCTGGAGGACGCATTGCACGCCGCCCACTGGCGGCTGCAGGAGTACGTGGCCCGGCAGTACCCGCATTAG
- a CDS encoding histidine phosphatase family protein encodes MRELILLRHAHADAPASGQDDLLRPLSATGLAEARAAGDWLREHALLPDRVLCSNAARTRQTLAALGELGCTDVREEAAIYEASPGTLIALADAHRDARRLLLIGHNPGLEQLAALLHSGQSGDYRGMPPAGVAVLEFPVEAAIEPGVARLSRFWWP; translated from the coding sequence ATGCGTGAACTGATCCTGCTCCGCCATGCCCACGCCGATGCGCCCGCTTCCGGCCAGGACGACCTGCTGCGGCCGTTGTCGGCCACCGGTCTGGCCGAGGCCCGGGCCGCCGGCGACTGGCTGCGCGAGCACGCCCTGCTGCCGGATCGGGTGCTGTGCTCCAACGCCGCGCGCACTCGCCAGACCCTGGCTGCGCTGGGGGAGCTGGGCTGCACCGACGTGCGCGAGGAGGCAGCGATCTACGAAGCCAGCCCGGGCACCCTGATTGCACTGGCCGATGCCCACCGCGACGCGCGTCGGCTGCTGCTGATCGGCCACAACCCCGGTCTGGAACAGTTGGCTGCGCTGCTGCACAGCGGCCAGTCCGGCGACTACCGCGGCATGCCGCCGGCAGGGGTTGCGGTGCTGGAATTCCCGGTGGAGGCGGCGATCGAGCCCGGCGTGGCACGGCTGTCGCGCTTCTGGTGGCCGTGA
- a CDS encoding phospholipase D family protein encodes MRHPRPGRVLAGLLALLLGGCATLSPQQRSAAAEVAVSARSTQVDCMRADACALPSPLMAMARDTLAASTPAAPRHRALILDDAPDALLARIHLIRAARRSIGLQTYIFDEDDSAQLVLDELQAAAFRGVKVRILVDQLAALRKVETLAALSSLHANLELRVYNPVLDRARLSLPMYAVAAACCWRQLNRRMHNKLLVVDDAVGIVGGRNYQDDYYDWGGEFNFRDRDLLLAGPAVADMAANFEAFWVSGRSVPAEQLGDVARYLREHGPPPAPHHVFHNPARVRALLAEVADDAVLRTRFVAPALPVQGVKFLADLPAKHGRDTAAELVDATAVAGNPSPDTSHGLRGLIAGADREILLQTPYLVLSKPAQALFRELQQRPQPPRVLVSTNSLASTDAFIAYALSYKYKRRYLRDFGFEIHEFKPFPADAPFELGATGAGLQEAEPPAASARAGAGSLRERQLAERGLRSEPASEAGRPSPFASSGGLPVRLKRAGLRMGMHAKSLVIDGRVGVVGTHNFDPRGDSLNTESAVVIADPGFAAVLAASIRRDMAPANAWTIGRRDDAPIFSGIEYNLSKLSERMPVFDLWPYKYATSYDYVPGPGCPPTVAPPSPFAPEFRRCNQPVGDFPEVDIGLKWLGVRTFTAFGSGLSPIL; translated from the coding sequence ATGAGACACCCTCGCCCCGGCCGCGTGCTGGCGGGGCTGCTGGCCCTGCTGCTGGGCGGCTGCGCCACGCTGTCGCCGCAGCAGCGCAGCGCCGCCGCCGAAGTGGCGGTCAGCGCACGCAGCACGCAGGTGGACTGCATGCGTGCCGATGCCTGCGCGCTGCCCTCGCCGCTGATGGCGATGGCGCGGGACACCCTGGCCGCGTCCACCCCGGCGGCGCCGCGCCACCGTGCGCTGATCCTGGACGATGCCCCCGACGCGCTGCTGGCGCGGATCCACCTGATCCGCGCCGCCCGGCGCAGCATCGGCCTGCAGACCTATATCTTCGACGAGGACGATTCCGCCCAGCTGGTGCTGGACGAGCTGCAGGCGGCGGCGTTCCGCGGCGTCAAGGTCCGCATCCTGGTCGACCAGCTGGCGGCGCTGCGCAAGGTGGAAACGCTGGCGGCGCTGTCGTCCCTGCACGCCAACCTGGAGTTACGCGTCTACAACCCGGTGCTGGACCGCGCGCGGCTGTCGCTGCCGATGTACGCGGTGGCCGCGGCCTGCTGCTGGCGCCAGCTCAACCGGCGCATGCACAACAAGCTGCTGGTGGTGGACGATGCGGTGGGCATCGTCGGCGGTCGCAACTACCAGGACGACTATTACGACTGGGGCGGCGAGTTCAATTTCCGCGACCGCGACCTGCTGTTGGCCGGGCCGGCGGTGGCCGACATGGCGGCGAATTTCGAGGCGTTCTGGGTGTCGGGGCGCAGCGTGCCGGCGGAGCAGCTGGGCGACGTGGCCCGCTACCTGCGGGAGCACGGCCCGCCGCCGGCGCCGCACCACGTGTTCCACAACCCGGCGCGGGTGCGTGCGCTGCTGGCCGAGGTGGCCGACGATGCGGTGCTGCGCACACGCTTCGTCGCGCCGGCGTTGCCGGTGCAGGGGGTAAAGTTCCTTGCCGACCTGCCCGCCAAGCATGGCCGGGACACAGCCGCGGAACTTGTCGATGCCACCGCGGTTGCAGGCAACCCCTCACCGGATACCAGCCACGGCCTGCGCGGTCTGATCGCCGGCGCCGACCGCGAAATCCTGCTGCAGACGCCCTACCTGGTGTTGTCGAAGCCGGCGCAGGCGCTGTTCCGCGAACTGCAGCAGCGGCCGCAGCCGCCGCGCGTGCTGGTGTCCACCAACAGCCTGGCCTCCACTGACGCCTTCATCGCCTACGCCCTGTCCTACAAGTACAAGCGCCGCTACCTGCGCGATTTCGGCTTCGAGATCCACGAGTTCAAGCCGTTCCCGGCGGACGCGCCGTTCGAACTGGGCGCCACCGGCGCCGGCCTCCAGGAAGCCGAGCCGCCGGCCGCGTCCGCGCGCGCCGGTGCCGGCAGCCTGCGCGAACGCCAGCTGGCCGAGCGCGGCCTGCGCAGCGAGCCGGCCAGCGAGGCCGGGCGGCCGTCGCCGTTCGCCTCCTCCGGCGGTCTGCCGGTGCGGCTCAAGCGCGCCGGCCTGCGCATGGGCATGCATGCCAAGTCGCTGGTGATCGACGGCCGGGTCGGCGTGGTGGGCACCCACAACTTCGACCCGCGCGGCGACAGCCTGAATACCGAGAGCGCGGTGGTGATCGCCGACCCCGGCTTCGCCGCGGTGCTGGCCGCCAGCATCCGTCGCGACATGGCCCCGGCCAATGCGTGGACCATCGGCCGACGCGACGACGCGCCGATCTTCTCCGGGATCGAATACAACCTGTCGAAGTTGTCCGAGCGGATGCCGGTGTTCGACCTGTGGCCTTACAAGTACGCCACCAGCTACGACTACGTGCCGGGGCCGGGCTGCCCGCCCACGGTGGCGCCGCCGTCGCCGTTCGCGCCGGAGTTCCGCCGCTGCAACCAGCCGGTGGGCGACTTCCCGGAGGTCGACATCGGCCTGAAATGGCTGGGCGTGCGCACGTTCACCGCGTTCGGTTCGGGGCTGTCGCCGATCCTGTGA